Proteins encoded within one genomic window of Gammaproteobacteria bacterium:
- a CDS encoding protein kinase has protein sequence MPQLTAGSTVAGRFRLLRLLGRGGHAEVWAAEDGAEARPVALKIAGDEAADAQLLRAGFLQARALVHPGILRPLEFIDGPPACVVMPRVEGGDLGQLRGAGWRSVLAALLDVAEALDHAHRQGIVHRDLKPANVLHEADGRWLISDFGTAAGDRGGTLPAMSPQQLDGAPPAVADDVYALGAMACELLAGEPLFHPAVDAMRIRSEAPRIPMTDLGGAALPAALRALLAATLDKDAARRPASAAALRASLAAILDDAQAALQANDPAAAGGILAVARRATAQAPAAAGPPRRRGLPAAAVYGGLALLLVVAVLVIGFLPDWMRARAPRVAPPAAPVPAASPAVAAESAATSNPPPASAQPVSSAELDGALGEFLRLDDELKKAGAERWGGADWTALREQAQAADAAYRGRDLAAALAGYRSATTLGRALLASAPRRLADTLAAGEAGLLAGRQAEATAGFTAALAVDPGNAAARRGLERAGHLDQLLALLSRAQAAEGAGQRAQALELYRQAASLDPASAPAGEGVTRLSRAVARDSYETQMARGLAEQAAGRSGAARAAFTAALQAQPGDAAAQAALAQLDADSKLAQLAARQAEARAFEQAERWGDAARSYEAMLGVDANLVAAREGQERVRARLDLDTRLRAAIANADHFNDDAVLAAARSLLATARETAKETPQPGPLLSGQVAELERLVSVGATPVPVQLESDNLTEVTIFKVGRLGAFSTRTLALRPGTYTAVGARAGYRDVRRSFRVVAGGAQPPVVVRCEDAI, from the coding sequence ATGCCACAGCTGACGGCGGGAAGCACCGTGGCCGGGCGGTTCCGGCTGCTGCGCCTGCTCGGCCGCGGCGGCCACGCCGAGGTCTGGGCCGCCGAGGACGGGGCAGAGGCCCGCCCGGTGGCGCTGAAGATCGCCGGTGACGAGGCCGCTGACGCGCAGCTGCTGCGTGCCGGGTTCCTGCAGGCGCGCGCGCTCGTGCATCCGGGCATCCTGCGTCCGCTGGAGTTCATCGACGGGCCGCCGGCCTGCGTGGTCATGCCCCGTGTCGAGGGCGGGGACCTCGGCCAGCTCCGCGGCGCCGGGTGGCGCAGCGTGCTCGCCGCGCTGCTGGATGTGGCCGAGGCGCTCGATCACGCGCACCGCCAGGGCATCGTGCACCGCGATCTCAAGCCGGCCAACGTGCTGCACGAGGCGGATGGCCGCTGGCTCATCAGCGATTTCGGCACGGCAGCCGGGGACCGGGGCGGCACGCTGCCGGCGATGAGCCCGCAGCAGCTCGATGGCGCGCCGCCCGCCGTCGCCGATGACGTCTATGCCCTGGGCGCCATGGCCTGCGAGCTGCTGGCGGGTGAGCCGCTGTTCCATCCCGCCGTGGACGCGATGCGCATCCGCAGCGAGGCGCCGCGCATCCCGATGACCGACCTCGGTGGCGCGGCGCTGCCTGCGGCGCTGCGCGCGCTGCTGGCCGCGACACTGGACAAGGATGCGGCGCGCCGTCCGGCGAGCGCCGCGGCGCTGCGTGCCTCGCTGGCGGCGATTCTGGACGATGCCCAGGCCGCTCTTCAGGCCAACGACCCGGCGGCCGCTGGCGGCATCCTTGCCGTGGCGCGACGCGCCACGGCGCAGGCGCCCGCCGCGGCGGGCCCGCCGCGCCGCCGGGGCCTGCCCGCGGCGGCTGTGTACGGCGGCCTGGCGCTGCTGCTGGTCGTGGCGGTGCTGGTCATCGGCTTCCTGCCGGACTGGATGCGCGCGCGCGCGCCGCGGGTGGCACCCCCGGCAGCGCCGGTGCCGGCCGCGTCGCCGGCCGTCGCGGCCGAATCAGCGGCAACGTCGAACCCACCGCCGGCGTCCGCGCAGCCGGTATCGAGCGCCGAACTCGATGGGGCGCTGGGCGAGTTCCTGCGCCTCGACGACGAGTTGAAGAAGGCCGGGGCCGAACGCTGGGGTGGCGCCGACTGGACTGCCCTGCGCGAGCAGGCCCAGGCTGCCGATGCGGCCTATCGCGGGCGGGACCTGGCCGCGGCGCTGGCGGGCTACCGTTCGGCCACGACACTGGGCCGCGCCTTGCTGGCGAGCGCGCCACGGCGGCTCGCCGATACCCTGGCTGCCGGCGAGGCGGGATTGCTCGCCGGTCGGCAGGCCGAGGCCACCGCGGGCTTCACCGCGGCCCTGGCCGTGGATCCCGGCAACGCCGCCGCCCGCCGCGGGCTGGAGCGCGCCGGCCACCTCGACCAGCTGCTGGCGCTGCTGTCGCGGGCCCAGGCAGCGGAAGGCGCCGGCCAGCGCGCGCAGGCGCTCGAGCTGTACCGCCAGGCGGCGTCGCTCGATCCGGCCTCGGCGCCGGCCGGCGAGGGCGTGACGCGGCTCTCCCGCGCCGTGGCGCGCGACAGCTACGAGACGCAGATGGCGCGCGGCCTCGCCGAGCAGGCCGCGGGCCGCAGTGGCGCCGCGCGCGCGGCCTTCACCGCCGCGTTGCAGGCGCAGCCGGGGGATGCCGCGGCACAGGCAGCCCTGGCGCAACTCGATGCCGACAGCAAGCTCGCCCAGCTCGCGGCACGGCAGGCCGAGGCCCGCGCCTTCGAGCAGGCCGAGCGCTGGGGCGATGCCGCACGCAGTTACGAGGCCATGCTCGGCGTCGATGCCAACCTCGTGGCCGCGCGCGAAGGCCAGGAGCGGGTCCGCGCGCGGCTGGACCTCGACACGCGCCTGCGCGCCGCGATCGCCAACGCCGACCACTTCAACGACGACGCCGTGCTTGCCGCGGCGCGCAGCCTGCTCGCCACCGCCAGGGAGACGGCGAAGGAGACGCCGCAACCGGGCCCGCTGCTCTCCGGGCAGGTTGCCGAACTCGAGCGCCTGGTCAGCGTCGGCGCCACCCCGGTGCCGGTGCAGCTGGAGTCCGATAACCTCACCGAGGTGACCATATTCAAGGTGGGGCGCCTCGGCGCCTTCAGCACGCGCACGCTGGCGCTGCGCCCCGGCACCTACACGGCCGTCGGCGCGCGCGCCGGCTATCGCGACGTGCGTCGCAGCTTTCGCGTGGTTGCGGGCGGCGCGCAGCCGCCGGTGGTAGTGCGCTGCGAGGACGCCATCTGA
- a CDS encoding AMP-binding protein yields MDRIWLRSYPPGVPPDIEIDPADSLVGMLERACRQFAARPAFSNLGRDISFAELDRLSERFAAFLQGGLGLARGERVAIMLPNLLQFPVALYGVWRAGLVVVNVNPLYTARELAHQLRDSGATAIVIVANAGAVLEEALVQTAVRHVIVTEIGDMLAFPRRQLVNFVVRHVRRMVPRYRLPRAIRFDTALRHAGALQPVKPRAADLACLQYTGGTTGLARGAMLSHGNLLANVRQINTWFAGVQRPGEEVVITALPLYHVYALTCNCLAYTEQGGLNVLITDPRDMAGFIRELRRWQFTAITGVNTLYQHLANHPELKTVDFSHLKIVSAGGMAVMEATAKQWAAVTGTEILEGYGLSEASPVVSSNRPDLAAWSGSIGLALPGTDVSLRNDEEREMPVGEPGEICVKGPQVMQGYWGNHTATGEVMTRDGYLKTGDIAVMDADGYMRIVDRKKDMISVSGLKAYPNEIENVVMLHPAVLEAACIGVPDAGTSEAVKVFVVLRPGKTATADDIRNICREHLAAYKVPKHVEFRDSLPKSNVGKILRRELRGK; encoded by the coding sequence ATGGACAGGATCTGGCTGCGGAGCTACCCGCCCGGGGTTCCCCCGGACATCGAAATCGATCCGGCGGACTCGCTGGTGGGCATGCTGGAGCGCGCCTGCCGGCAATTCGCCGCGAGGCCGGCGTTCAGCAACCTCGGGCGGGACATCAGCTTCGCCGAGCTCGACCGCCTGAGCGAGCGTTTCGCTGCCTTCCTGCAGGGCGGTCTGGGTCTCGCGCGCGGCGAGCGCGTGGCGATCATGCTGCCGAACCTGCTGCAGTTCCCGGTGGCGCTCTACGGCGTGTGGCGCGCCGGACTGGTGGTGGTCAACGTCAACCCGCTCTACACGGCGCGCGAGCTGGCGCACCAGCTCAGGGACTCGGGCGCCACGGCGATCGTCATCGTCGCCAACGCCGGCGCCGTGCTGGAGGAGGCACTGGTGCAGACCGCGGTGCGCCATGTCATCGTCACGGAAATCGGCGACATGCTGGCCTTCCCGCGCCGTCAGCTGGTGAACTTCGTGGTGCGCCATGTGCGCCGCATGGTGCCGCGCTACCGGCTGCCGCGCGCCATCCGCTTCGACACGGCGCTGCGCCATGCCGGTGCGCTGCAGCCGGTGAAGCCGCGCGCTGCGGACCTGGCCTGCCTGCAGTACACGGGCGGCACCACCGGCCTCGCCCGTGGCGCCATGCTCAGCCACGGCAACCTGCTGGCCAACGTGCGCCAGATCAATACCTGGTTCGCGGGCGTGCAGCGCCCGGGCGAGGAGGTGGTGATCACCGCGCTGCCGCTCTACCACGTCTATGCGCTGACCTGTAACTGCCTGGCGTACACCGAGCAGGGCGGGCTCAACGTGCTGATCACCGATCCGCGCGACATGGCGGGCTTCATCCGCGAGCTGCGGCGCTGGCAGTTCACGGCCATCACCGGCGTCAACACGCTGTACCAGCACCTGGCGAACCACCCCGAGCTGAAGACCGTGGACTTCTCGCACCTGAAGATCGTCTCCGCCGGCGGCATGGCGGTGATGGAGGCCACCGCGAAGCAGTGGGCCGCGGTGACCGGCACCGAGATCCTCGAGGGCTACGGCCTGTCGGAGGCCTCCCCTGTGGTCAGCTCCAACCGTCCGGATCTCGCCGCCTGGAGCGGCAGCATCGGGCTGGCGTTGCCGGGCACGGATGTCTCGCTGCGCAATGACGAGGAGCGCGAGATGCCGGTGGGCGAGCCCGGCGAGATCTGCGTGAAGGGGCCGCAGGTGATGCAGGGCTACTGGGGCAACCACACGGCCACCGGTGAGGTCATGACCCGCGACGGCTACCTGAAGACCGGCGACATCGCGGTGATGGACGCCGACGGCTACATGCGCATCGTCGACCGCAAGAAGGACATGATCTCGGTCTCCGGGCTGAAGGCCTATCCGAACGAGATCGAGAATGTGGTGATGCTGCACCCGGCGGTGCTGGAAGCCGCCTGCATCGGCGTGCCCGACGCCGGTACCAGCGAGGCCGTCAAGGTGTTCGTGGTGCTGCGGCCGGGCAAGACGGCAACCGCCGACGACATCCGCAACATCTGCCGCGAGCACTTGGCCGCGTACAAGGTGCCGAAGCACGTCGAGTTCCGCGACTCGCTGCCGAAGTCCAACGTGGGGAAGATCCTCAGGAGGGAGCTGCGGGGGAAATAG
- a CDS encoding MaoC family dehydratase, with amino-acid sequence MAPADALASNLANLSSKTGAEVHLSDWLTITQEMVDDFARATRDLQWIHVDAKRAAAESPYKGTIAHGYFTLSLYPYLRGLVDASKPLFPGVKNIINYGINKLRFPNAVPVGSRIRARCRLLAVAEVKNSIELTEEYTVEIDGQSRPACVAECVMRLYF; translated from the coding sequence ATGGCACCCGCCGACGCCCTGGCCAGCAACCTGGCCAATCTCAGCAGCAAGACCGGTGCCGAGGTGCACCTGAGCGACTGGCTCACCATCACCCAGGAGATGGTGGACGACTTCGCCCGCGCCACCCGCGACCTGCAGTGGATCCACGTCGATGCGAAGCGCGCCGCCGCCGAATCACCCTACAAGGGCACCATCGCCCACGGCTACTTCACCCTCTCGCTCTATCCCTACCTTCGCGGCCTCGTGGACGCGTCGAAGCCGCTGTTCCCCGGCGTGAAGAACATCATCAACTACGGCATCAACAAGCTGCGCTTCCCCAACGCGGTGCCAGTCGGCAGCCGCATCCGCGCGCGCTGCCGGCTGCTGGCGGTGGCCGAGGTGAAGAACAGCATCGAGCTCACCGAGGAATACACGGTGGAGATCGACGGCCAGTCGCGGCCGGCCTGCGTCGCCGAATGCGTCATGCGGCTGTACTTCTGA
- a CDS encoding FHA domain-containing protein encodes MATAAVDLNDAALTLAAAGRVLWAEPGLAAATGALGRAAGEAAAPVSTRHWRDLDDGPLPRPLGSWRSSADIVQAQLLQLRAALPSGCEALVAAVPSSWSARQLGLLLGLARDAGLPLAGLVDSAVAASRRPAPGRELWHLELTLHDAGLTHIGQADGASRDTAQRLDWLSFQALDRACARAIGAALLRASRFDPFHDDGSERQLYAGLAGWLADLAGHESRRVSISYRGSEFAAEVSAAELRAAVTQAAERLLQRLRALAPPAAGAVLQVPDRLAGYPGLLESLAGLPGWEIVTLEPGAAALGALRLAPTAPSGALALATQLPWDRPPLPSHRDKGSVLAVVAAARPSHLCYGHRLLRLDGRPLRIGSQLADGEYGLQLPASLQGLSRRHCSLVLEAGRVLLHDHSRYGTRLNGVAVEGSAVLHAGDRIEIGQPPVELRLLAEEGVDAPAP; translated from the coding sequence ATGGCGACTGCCGCAGTGGACCTCAACGATGCCGCGCTGACCCTGGCCGCGGCGGGGCGTGTGCTGTGGGCGGAGCCGGGGCTGGCGGCGGCCACGGGGGCGCTGGGCAGGGCAGCCGGCGAGGCGGCGGCGCCGGTTTCCACGCGCCACTGGCGCGACCTGGACGATGGCCCGCTGCCGCGGCCGCTGGGCTCCTGGCGCAGCAGCGCGGATATCGTGCAGGCGCAGCTCCTGCAGCTGCGCGCCGCCCTGCCATCCGGCTGCGAGGCGCTGGTGGCCGCGGTGCCGTCCAGCTGGTCGGCGCGCCAGCTCGGGCTGTTGCTCGGCCTGGCGCGCGATGCCGGCCTGCCGCTCGCCGGCTTGGTCGACTCGGCGGTGGCGGCTTCGCGCCGGCCCGCGCCCGGCCGCGAGCTCTGGCACCTGGAACTCACGCTGCACGATGCCGGCCTGACGCACATCGGCCAGGCGGACGGTGCCTCGCGCGATACCGCGCAACGCCTCGACTGGCTGTCCTTCCAGGCCCTGGATCGCGCCTGCGCGCGGGCCATCGGCGCGGCGCTGCTGCGTGCCAGCCGCTTCGATCCGTTCCACGATGACGGAAGCGAGCGCCAGCTGTACGCCGGCCTCGCCGGCTGGCTGGCCGACCTGGCGGGGCATGAATCGCGCCGGGTGTCCATCAGCTACCGCGGCAGCGAATTCGCCGCCGAGGTCAGCGCGGCGGAGCTGCGCGCGGCGGTGACGCAGGCGGCCGAGCGGCTGCTGCAGCGGCTGCGCGCGCTGGCGCCGCCCGCCGCCGGAGCGGTGCTGCAGGTACCCGACCGCCTGGCCGGCTATCCGGGACTGCTGGAAAGCCTGGCAGGGCTGCCGGGCTGGGAGATCGTCACGCTGGAGCCGGGCGCGGCGGCGCTGGGCGCGCTGCGGCTGGCACCCACGGCGCCGTCCGGGGCGCTCGCGCTGGCGACGCAGCTGCCCTGGGACCGTCCGCCCCTGCCGTCGCATCGGGACAAAGGCAGCGTCCTGGCCGTGGTGGCCGCCGCGCGGCCCAGCCACCTGTGTTACGGCCATCGCCTGCTGCGGCTCGACGGCCGGCCGTTGCGCATCGGCTCGCAGCTCGCCGACGGCGAGTACGGCCTGCAGCTGCCCGCTTCGCTGCAGGGCCTGTCGCGCCGGCATTGCAGCCTCGTGCTCGAGGCCGGCCGCGTGCTGCTGCACGACCACAGCCGCTACGGCACCCGCCTCAACGGCGTGGCCGTGGAAGGCTCCGCCGTGCTGCATGCGGGCGACCGCATCGAGATCGGCCAGCCGCCGGTGGAGCTGCGGCTGCTGGCCGAGGAGGGCGTCGATGCGCCAGCGCCGTGA
- a CDS encoding MotA/TolQ/ExbB proton channel family protein produces the protein MNRTFSQEAVFQMFALVIAVIVVHALYVTVIYPNAEAILAAQLAAMRKDPNYEAPASLFVTVRDFEPEACLILSVWCLALIGYKWRLVAQERRLFEQPLLPIAEGMRILPEDSREYVRHIEALPAGQRELLLPRVITHTLRRFGAVRNLQDVATSMHRLVESEANRLDSEMAMIRFIVWAIPAIGFVGTVRGIGLALRMAHRAVEGDVTPVTQFLGSAFNATLVALLTCITLMFLVHQLQLIQERLALDAEAWCEDNLIRHLHVS, from the coding sequence ATGAACCGCACCTTCAGCCAGGAAGCCGTGTTCCAGATGTTCGCGCTGGTGATCGCCGTGATCGTCGTGCACGCCCTCTACGTCACGGTGATCTACCCGAACGCCGAGGCCATCCTCGCCGCGCAGCTCGCCGCCATGCGCAAGGACCCGAACTACGAGGCGCCCGCCTCGCTGTTCGTCACCGTGCGCGACTTCGAGCCCGAGGCCTGCCTGATCCTCTCGGTGTGGTGCCTGGCGCTGATCGGCTACAAGTGGCGGCTGGTGGCGCAGGAGCGGCGGCTGTTCGAGCAGCCGCTGCTGCCGATCGCCGAGGGCATGCGCATCCTGCCGGAGGACAGCCGCGAGTACGTGCGCCACATCGAGGCGCTGCCGGCGGGCCAGCGCGAGCTGCTGCTGCCGCGGGTCATCACCCACACGCTGCGCCGCTTCGGCGCGGTGCGCAACCTGCAGGATGTCGCCACCTCGATGCACCGGCTGGTGGAGTCGGAAGCCAACCGCCTGGATTCCGAGATGGCGATGATCCGCTTCATCGTCTGGGCCATCCCCGCCATCGGCTTCGTCGGCACGGTGCGTGGCATCGGCCTGGCGCTGCGCATGGCGCACCGCGCCGTGGAGGGTGACGTGACGCCGGTGACCCAGTTCCTCGGCTCGGCGTTCAACGCGACGCTGGTGGCGCTGCTGACCTGCATCACCCTGATGTTCCTGGTGCACCAGCTGCAGCTGATCCAGGAACGCCTGGCCCTGGATGCCGAGGCCTGGTGCGAGGACAACCTGATCCGCCACCTGCATGTGAGCTGA
- a CDS encoding PEGA domain-containing protein, translating to MAYTDTEYATLPPVAATAAAAPGPAITAERLRAPPPAGRRRRPWWLYGSLALLALLALELFTARAVGIQVTPAQARVTLRGSWLPLQLGGRYLLHPGRYTVELAADGHEPLTAPLVVGEERSQDFHFSLKPLPGRLVLEGAPSGSLQLSVDGQPQQPAADGSYAVAAGSHRLRVVAARYQPYETTVEVTGRGERQAVRVALVPDWADVDIRSEPPGARISVGGEALGVTPATVPVASGQAQIELRLEGYKPWRQSLQVTAGQKLTLPPVTLQEADGLLEVVSLPAGAAVSIDGRYRGVTPLETEIAPGRSHTVLVAKPGHETATRSVAVERRGSASLHVELAARLGVVRVESEPPDAEVLVDGVARGPAGQELQLLAVPHRIELRKAGYASYVTEVTPRPGMPQRVQARLLTPQQAVMAAVPKTVTTKQGQELRLVGPGEFETGAPRREQGRRPNETQRRVRITRAYYIGLREVTNREYREFRPSHTSGAEKYKQLAGSDHPVVMLGWEDAASYCNWLSDREGLPPAYVLRDGALRLAEPATRGYRLPTEAEWEWASRYNGGGGERRYPWGDQMPPEPESGNFADKSARGIVANVLGDYDDGYPVTAPVGRFRPSPLGFFDLGGNAAEWVNDRYSVYGAGDAVLVDPQGADTGQYHVIRGSSWRQASISELRFAYRDFGDQGRLDVGFRLARNAD from the coding sequence GTGGCCTACACGGACACCGAGTACGCGACGCTGCCGCCGGTGGCAGCCACGGCGGCCGCCGCGCCCGGGCCGGCCATCACGGCGGAGCGCCTGCGGGCGCCGCCACCGGCCGGGCGCCGCCGCCGGCCCTGGTGGCTGTACGGCAGCCTCGCGCTGCTGGCCCTGCTGGCGCTGGAACTGTTCACCGCGCGGGCCGTCGGCATCCAGGTGACGCCGGCGCAGGCGCGGGTGACGCTGCGTGGCAGCTGGCTGCCACTGCAGCTCGGTGGGCGCTACCTGCTGCACCCGGGCCGTTACACCGTGGAACTGGCGGCCGATGGCCACGAACCGCTGACGGCGCCACTGGTGGTGGGCGAGGAGCGCAGCCAGGATTTCCATTTCAGCCTGAAGCCGCTGCCCGGGCGACTGGTGCTGGAGGGTGCTCCGAGCGGGTCCCTGCAGCTGAGCGTCGACGGCCAGCCGCAGCAGCCCGCGGCCGATGGCAGCTATGCCGTGGCCGCCGGCAGCCACCGGCTGCGCGTGGTGGCCGCCCGCTACCAGCCCTACGAGACCACGGTGGAAGTCACCGGCCGCGGCGAGCGCCAGGCCGTGCGGGTGGCGCTCGTGCCCGACTGGGCCGATGTCGACATCCGCAGCGAGCCGCCCGGCGCGCGCATCAGCGTGGGCGGGGAGGCGCTGGGCGTCACGCCGGCGACCGTGCCGGTCGCCAGCGGCCAGGCGCAGATCGAGCTGCGGCTCGAAGGCTACAAGCCCTGGCGCCAGTCGCTGCAGGTGACGGCCGGGCAGAAGCTGACGCTGCCACCGGTGACCCTGCAGGAAGCCGATGGCCTGCTGGAGGTGGTGAGCCTGCCGGCGGGCGCCGCGGTCAGCATCGATGGCCGCTACCGCGGCGTGACACCGCTGGAGACGGAGATCGCCCCGGGTCGCTCCCACACGGTGCTGGTGGCGAAGCCCGGCCACGAGACCGCCACGCGCAGCGTCGCCGTGGAGCGCCGTGGTTCGGCGTCGCTGCACGTGGAACTGGCGGCCCGGCTCGGCGTGGTGCGCGTGGAGAGCGAGCCGCCGGATGCGGAGGTCCTCGTCGATGGCGTCGCGCGTGGCCCCGCCGGACAGGAGCTGCAGCTGCTCGCGGTGCCCCATCGCATCGAGCTGCGCAAGGCGGGCTATGCCAGCTACGTCACCGAGGTGACGCCGCGGCCGGGCATGCCGCAGCGGGTGCAGGCGCGCCTGCTGACACCGCAGCAGGCGGTGATGGCAGCGGTGCCGAAGACGGTCACCACGAAGCAGGGCCAGGAGCTGCGGCTGGTCGGTCCCGGCGAGTTCGAGACCGGCGCGCCGCGCCGGGAGCAGGGCCGGCGGCCCAACGAGACCCAGCGACGGGTGCGCATCACGCGCGCCTACTACATCGGCCTGCGCGAGGTGACCAACCGCGAGTACCGCGAGTTCCGGCCCAGCCACACCTCGGGTGCCGAGAAGTACAAGCAGCTCGCAGGCAGCGATCACCCGGTGGTGATGCTCGGCTGGGAGGACGCGGCCAGCTACTGCAACTGGCTGAGCGACCGCGAGGGCCTGCCGCCGGCCTACGTGCTGCGCGATGGCGCGCTGCGCCTGGCCGAGCCCGCGACCCGGGGCTATCGCCTGCCCACGGAGGCGGAGTGGGAGTGGGCGAGCCGCTACAATGGCGGCGGTGGCGAGCGCCGCTACCCGTGGGGAGACCAGATGCCGCCTGAACCCGAGTCCGGCAACTTCGCCGACAAGTCCGCCAGGGGTATCGTCGCCAACGTGCTCGGCGACTACGACGACGGCTATCCGGTGACCGCGCCGGTCGGCCGCTTCCGGCCGAGTCCGCTCGGCTTCTTCGACCTCGGCGGCAATGCCGCGGAGTGGGTGAACGACCGCTACAGCGTGTACGGCGCGGGCGATGCCGTGCTCGTCGACCCGCAGGGTGCCGATACCGGCCAGTACCACGTGATCCGCGGCTCCAGCTGGCGCCAGGCCAGCATCAGCGAGCTGCGCTTCGCCTACCGCGATTTCGGCGACCAGGGCCGGCTGGATGTCGGCTTCCGCCTCGCCCGCAACGCCGACTGA
- a CDS encoding enoyl-CoA hydratase/isomerase family protein encodes MSSDLIVRRRGAVLHLTLNRPEKRNALALTLLDEIGATLREHAADTGILCAVISGAGDKCFAAGGDLQELDAIRSADDTRAMSRRGRAALDQVRAFPVPVIATLNGPALGGGAELALACDLRIAAPHAEIGFLQAQLGVTTAWGGGIDLALTVGDRRALRILATAARIAPARALEIGLVDWICAPGQALESCLDSFLEPYLCRTRAVLEGCKAPVAAARRRAHAELAPVEEQHFIASWTSEAHWTAVAALRK; translated from the coding sequence ATGTCCAGTGATCTGATCGTCAGGCGCCGCGGCGCCGTCCTCCACCTCACCCTCAACCGCCCCGAGAAGCGCAACGCCCTGGCGCTGACCCTGCTCGACGAGATCGGCGCCACGCTCCGCGAGCATGCCGCCGACACCGGCATCCTCTGCGCCGTCATCAGCGGCGCCGGCGACAAGTGCTTCGCCGCCGGCGGCGACCTGCAGGAACTCGACGCCATCCGTTCGGCGGACGACACCCGCGCCATGAGCCGCCGCGGCCGCGCCGCGCTCGACCAGGTGCGCGCCTTCCCAGTGCCCGTCATCGCCACGCTCAACGGCCCGGCGCTCGGCGGCGGCGCCGAACTCGCGCTCGCCTGCGACCTGCGCATCGCCGCGCCCCACGCCGAGATCGGCTTCCTGCAGGCGCAGCTCGGCGTCACCACCGCCTGGGGCGGCGGTATCGACCTCGCCCTGACCGTCGGCGACCGGCGCGCGCTGCGCATCCTCGCCACCGCCGCGCGCATCGCACCGGCGCGCGCGCTCGAGATCGGCCTGGTCGACTGGATCTGCGCGCCCGGCCAGGCACTGGAATCCTGCCTCGACAGTTTCCTGGAGCCCTACCTCTGCCGCACCCGCGCCGTGCTCGAAGGCTGCAAGGCCCCCGTCGCCGCCGCCCGCCGCCGCGCCCACGCCGAACTCGCACCCGTCGAGGAACAACACTTCATCGCCAGCTGGACCAGCGAGGCCCACTGGACCGCCGTCGCTGCCCTGAGAAAATGA